In the Streptomyces formicae genome, one interval contains:
- a CDS encoding SAM-dependent methyltransferase, translated as MRARIDTSKPHSARFWNYFVGGKDNYEKDRELGDHIREIFPGLVDVARTSRQFLGRAVRHLATEQGIRQFLDIGTGLPTADNTHEVAQAAAPDSRIVYVDNDPLVLAHARALLTSTPEGVTSYIDADLYDPEAILEKAAATLDFSRPVALIILNTLGHVADYDRARDLVARLMAGLPSGSYLVISDSTATSEGMIAASNEYNKSGAIPYYVREVAEIGGFFDGLDLVEPGVEQVTRWRAESADPTPVDAYGAVGRKA; from the coding sequence GTGCGCGCCCGCATCGACACCAGCAAGCCGCACTCCGCGCGCTTCTGGAACTACTTCGTGGGCGGCAAGGACAACTACGAGAAGGACCGCGAACTCGGGGACCACATCAGGGAGATCTTCCCCGGCCTGGTCGACGTGGCGCGCACCAGCCGCCAGTTCCTCGGCCGCGCGGTCCGCCACCTCGCCACGGAGCAGGGCATACGCCAGTTCCTCGACATCGGCACGGGCCTGCCCACGGCCGACAACACGCACGAGGTCGCCCAGGCCGCGGCCCCCGACTCGCGCATCGTCTACGTCGACAACGACCCGCTGGTCCTCGCCCACGCCCGGGCCCTCCTGACGAGCACGCCCGAGGGCGTGACGTCGTACATCGACGCCGATCTCTACGACCCCGAGGCCATCCTGGAGAAGGCCGCGGCGACCCTGGACTTCTCGCGTCCCGTCGCCCTGATCATCCTCAACACCCTCGGCCACGTCGCCGACTACGACCGGGCCCGCGACCTGGTCGCCCGCCTGATGGCCGGTCTGCCGTCCGGCAGCTACCTGGTCATCAGCGACTCCACGGCCACCAGCGAGGGCATGATCGCCGCGTCGAACGAGTACAACAAGAGCGGCGCGATCCCGTACTACGTGCGCGAGGTCGCCGAGATCGGCGGCTTCTTCGACGGCCTCGACCTGGTGGAGCCGGGCGTCGAGCAGGTCACGCGGTGGCGGGCGGAGTCCGCGGACCCGACGCCGGTCGACGCGTACGGGGCGGTGGGGCGCAAGGCGTAG